A portion of the Deltaproteobacteria bacterium genome contains these proteins:
- a CDS encoding VTT domain-containing protein produces the protein MEPSMGGEDRHETRSKQARLIAAAGVAAVLLVVLLIYGYDLAHLHADTLADRVRASGPVGPLVLIALLVAQAVVAPLPSPPILMAAGFVYGPWFGFGIGWVGLLLGAGCCFGLARAFGRPFAQRFVRPQHLATMDTYIATRTGVTLMAIVSLRVFMPPLFDAVSYGCGLVRVPFSWFVLATSLGEVPKVASFTYIGAASGGASSWLTAWILLGPAIGVIVFRIVRSRFASRDARAQASAQSQVVGHQGRKALKRELTEVMDRKQKLAMAIRSQFIRPRGFAGWLAGWEMALRSSNRKRNVWAVGLLGVEPTDRVLEIGFGPGIAIRELSRRAMHGLVCGVDHSAVMVRQATRRNAEAVRAGRVDLRLGSAEHLPAFAEPFDKVLAVNNMGMWHEPDEGLKALHHLMRPGGRIAIVSQPRRPGATAETTVAAGREIAVRLTAAGFMSIRSDTLALKPPVICVLGEVP, from the coding sequence TAGCCGCCGTGTTGCTGGTCGTGCTGCTCATCTACGGGTACGACCTCGCCCATCTCCATGCCGATACGCTCGCTGATAGAGTGCGCGCCTCAGGGCCCGTGGGGCCGCTCGTGCTGATCGCTCTCTTAGTCGCTCAGGCAGTCGTCGCGCCACTGCCGTCACCACCGATCTTGATGGCCGCAGGTTTCGTCTACGGTCCGTGGTTCGGCTTCGGGATCGGTTGGGTTGGACTCCTCCTCGGCGCTGGCTGCTGCTTCGGTCTCGCGCGAGCATTCGGGCGACCTTTCGCCCAGCGGTTCGTGCGGCCGCAGCACCTGGCGACCATGGATACCTACATTGCGACTCGCACGGGAGTGACGCTAATGGCCATCGTGTCCCTGCGGGTGTTCATGCCGCCCCTCTTCGATGCGGTCAGCTACGGGTGCGGCCTTGTGCGGGTTCCGTTTTCATGGTTCGTGTTAGCGACTTCCCTCGGAGAGGTCCCAAAGGTCGCAAGTTTCACGTACATCGGGGCCGCATCGGGTGGCGCTTCGAGCTGGCTCACCGCATGGATCCTGCTGGGGCCAGCCATAGGCGTAATAGTGTTCCGAATAGTGCGCTCACGTTTCGCCAGCAGGGATGCAAGGGCGCAAGCATCGGCTCAAAGCCAGGTCGTTGGACACCAAGGGCGAAAGGCTCTCAAAAGGGAGTTGACTGAGGTCATGGACAGGAAGCAGAAGCTGGCGATGGCGATCCGGTCTCAGTTCATACGGCCTCGCGGGTTCGCGGGCTGGCTCGCCGGGTGGGAGATGGCGCTGCGGTCGTCGAACCGCAAGCGCAACGTGTGGGCAGTCGGCCTGCTCGGGGTGGAGCCAACCGACCGCGTCCTCGAAATCGGCTTCGGGCCGGGGATCGCGATCCGAGAGCTGAGCCGTCGGGCGATGCACGGTCTCGTGTGCGGTGTCGATCACTCGGCCGTCATGGTGCGGCAGGCGACGAGACGCAACGCGGAGGCCGTGCGTGCGGGGCGCGTGGATCTCCGTCTCGGTTCGGCCGAGCATCTGCCGGCGTTCGCGGAGCCGTTCGACAAGGTCTTGGCCGTGAACAACATGGGTATGTGGCACGAGCCGGACGAAGGGTTGAAGGCGCTCCATCACCTCATGCGGCCCGGCGGACGGATCGCGATCGTCTCCCAGCCACGGCGCCCCGGCGCGACGGCGGAGACGACAGTGGCCGCGGGCCGCGAGATTGCGGTCCGTCTCACAGCAGCGGGCTTCATGAGTATCCGGTCGGACACGCTTGCGCTCAAGCCCCCCGTTATCTGCGTGCTCGGGGAGGTCCCGTGA